The Fictibacillus arsenicus genome contains a region encoding:
- a CDS encoding nitroreductase family protein: MNETFKVMEERASVRLYQKDKEIPNETLHKILEMAGKAPSAWNLQHWRFIVVTSQEQKEKLFPIAYNQKHVLDASAVVIVVGDTEADKVAAEVFEKAPEEARNILLKNIKSAYSQGRPLGEREALKNASLGAMQLMLAAKALGIDSCPMTGFDHEAILPALGIPERFIPVMMITLGYADGPAKPTERFDINRLIMHEKYEEKL; encoded by the coding sequence ATGAACGAAACTTTTAAAGTAATGGAAGAAAGAGCATCAGTAAGACTTTATCAAAAGGATAAAGAGATCCCTAATGAAACTCTTCATAAAATTTTAGAAATGGCAGGAAAGGCTCCATCTGCATGGAATCTTCAGCACTGGCGCTTTATCGTAGTTACTTCACAAGAACAAAAAGAAAAATTGTTTCCGATCGCCTACAATCAAAAGCATGTTCTTGATGCATCTGCAGTGGTAATAGTCGTAGGTGACACAGAAGCCGATAAAGTGGCTGCAGAAGTGTTTGAAAAAGCACCTGAAGAAGCAAGAAACATTTTATTAAAGAATATTAAAAGTGCTTATTCACAAGGACGCCCATTAGGTGAAAGGGAAGCTCTTAAAAATGCTTCACTTGGTGCCATGCAGCTTATGCTGGCGGCAAAAGCTTTAGGGATTGATTCATGTCCGATGACAGGCTTTGATCACGAAGCTATTCTGCCTGCACTTGGTATTCCTGAACGATTCATTCCTGTAATGATGATTACTTTAGGCTATGCAGACGGACCAGCAAAGCCAACGGAACGCTTTGATATTAACCGTTTAATCATGCATGAAAAGTACGAAGAAAAACTTTAA
- a CDS encoding DNA-3-methyladenine glycosylase family protein, whose translation MNFTISPKPPFDFQKMMKRLTVTGKTHVLKLSDDFTQYEKIVHIENVSCYVKINAEGSVEKPLLRCQVIPIDGKVSESKAKMKIQQLFSTEIDLSPLYDHFSDHKELGLVLNRFKGLKLLTETDLFEAIIKIIIGQQVNLTFAGTLTERLIKLAGKEIEVEGNVFQIFPLPERTAKLTYEDLRELQFSQRKAEYIIDLARMITDGKLDLEALWNKSDEEIIKILLPIRGIGKWTIECLLIFGMGRPDILPAADIGLRNAVRNIWSLENQPSEDEVRQFAEDWKPWRTYITYYLWESLNQTPEVVDHT comes from the coding sequence ATGAATTTTACGATTTCACCTAAGCCGCCATTTGATTTTCAAAAAATGATGAAGCGTTTAACAGTCACTGGAAAGACGCATGTTTTAAAACTTTCTGATGATTTTACACAGTATGAAAAAATTGTTCATATTGAAAATGTATCTTGCTACGTGAAAATTAACGCAGAAGGTTCTGTTGAGAAACCGCTTCTTAGGTGTCAGGTCATACCGATAGACGGAAAAGTTTCAGAATCAAAAGCAAAGATGAAAATTCAACAGCTCTTCTCTACAGAAATAGATCTATCACCACTTTATGACCATTTTTCTGATCATAAAGAATTAGGTTTAGTGCTTAACCGTTTTAAAGGTTTGAAGCTTTTAACTGAAACCGATCTTTTCGAAGCTATTATTAAAATCATAATCGGCCAGCAAGTAAACTTAACGTTTGCGGGTACATTAACAGAACGACTGATCAAGCTTGCCGGGAAAGAGATAGAGGTAGAAGGGAATGTCTTTCAAATTTTTCCTTTGCCAGAAAGGACTGCAAAATTAACTTATGAAGATCTGCGAGAACTTCAGTTCAGCCAGCGGAAAGCAGAATATATCATAGACCTTGCACGAATGATAACTGATGGCAAACTCGATTTAGAAGCTTTGTGGAATAAGTCTGATGAGGAGATTATTAAAATACTTCTTCCAATCAGAGGGATCGGGAAGTGGACGATCGAGTGTCTATTGATCTTCGGAATGGGCCGTCCTGATATTCTGCCTGCTGCAGATATCGGATTAAGGAATGCAGTTCGTAACATCTGGAGTCTCGAAAATCAGCCTTCTGAAGATGAAGTTCGACAATTTGCTGAAGACTGGAAACCGTGGAGA
- a CDS encoding FMN-dependent NADH-azoreductase → MKVLYINSNPKPLDQSFGLRLGRHFLNELSNQNENIEIETVNLYEENIPLIDADVLDAWGKLAAGLELSPSQVEKTTRMGEILEQFLSADMYVFNTPMWNLSYPPMLKAYIDNVVMAGKTFKYTENGPQGLLGEKTAVHIQSRGGVYSEGPAQSFEFTNGYLRGVMAFIGITDYHHVYTEGMAAAPDRAEDILDAARETASVLAKELVSAKRNA, encoded by the coding sequence ATGAAAGTACTTTACATCAATTCAAATCCAAAGCCATTAGATCAGTCATTCGGACTTCGTTTAGGGCGTCATTTCTTAAATGAACTTTCTAATCAAAATGAAAACATTGAGATTGAAACAGTTAATCTTTATGAAGAAAATATTCCTTTAATCGATGCAGATGTTCTAGACGCTTGGGGTAAGTTAGCTGCTGGTCTTGAGCTTTCACCATCACAAGTAGAGAAAACAACTCGAATGGGTGAGATTTTAGAGCAATTCCTTTCAGCTGATATGTACGTTTTCAATACGCCTATGTGGAACTTGAGCTATCCGCCAATGCTTAAAGCTTATATCGATAACGTTGTAATGGCTGGAAAGACTTTTAAATACACAGAAAACGGACCACAAGGACTTCTTGGAGAAAAAACAGCTGTACACATTCAATCACGAGGCGGTGTATACTCTGAAGGACCTGCGCAAAGCTTCGAATTTACAAATGGCTACCTTCGAGGAGTAATGGCATTTATCGGGATTACAGATTACCACCATGTATACACAGAAGGCATGGCAGCAGCACCAGATCGTGCTGAAGATATTCTGGATGCAGCAAGAGAGACTGCGTCAGTTTTAGCAAAAGAACTAGTATCTGCTAAAAGAAACGCATAA
- the ytzI gene encoding YtzI protein, whose amino-acid sequence MSTLMISILISLVIIVFVIIIFAAAITRGYSYKHTVDKLEDNPYLKSKNDDDQKEPEEMKR is encoded by the coding sequence ATGAGCACGCTAATGATATCAATACTCATTTCACTTGTGATTATCGTGTTTGTAATCATAATTTTTGCAGCTGCAATAACAAGAGGATATTCATACAAACATACTGTAGACAAATTGGAAGACAATCCTTATTTAAAAAGTAAAAATGATGATGATCAAAAAGAACCAGAAGAAATGAAAAGATAG
- a CDS encoding DJ-1/PfpI family protein: protein MKKKVLVYLYPQFREVEIMTTLSIIGKKYEVLPFSLLPGTVTSECGLMMQPTIKMKNISPMDYEMLIIPGGKQAFTQGNPRLLHLLQVFDREGIKIAAIGNGAAILGRAGILNGKSYTISLREEEFTKTANWLNGTYVAKQIVEDKNLLTAKSHAYIDFGLMIGDRLQCFDGLEEYNFFKGTSSF from the coding sequence GTGAAAAAGAAAGTACTTGTCTATTTATATCCGCAATTTAGAGAAGTGGAGATCATGACAACTTTATCTATTATAGGTAAGAAATATGAAGTGCTCCCTTTTTCGCTTTTACCGGGAACAGTTACTAGTGAATGCGGATTAATGATGCAGCCTACGATCAAAATGAAAAATATAAGCCCTATGGATTATGAAATGCTTATTATCCCAGGAGGGAAACAAGCTTTTACTCAAGGTAATCCGAGGCTTTTGCATCTTCTGCAGGTATTTGATCGTGAGGGAATTAAGATAGCGGCGATTGGTAACGGAGCTGCTATTTTAGGACGAGCTGGCATTCTTAACGGCAAATCATATACGATTTCGTTGCGTGAAGAGGAGTTTACAAAGACAGCAAACTGGCTGAATGGCACTTATGTAGCTAAACAGATCGTGGAAGACAAAAACTTATTAACAGCCAAAAGTCATGCTTATATTGACTTTGGGTTAATGATAGGGGACCGTTTGCAATGCTTTGACGGCCTCGAAGAATATAACTTTTTTAAAGGTACGAGTTCTTTTTAA